DNA sequence from the Clostridiaceae bacterium genome:
CATATATTTCTTTTACTGCTCTCTCTGATGGGATGTCTGCTGGTTTATGAGTTTTTATATATTTCACAGCTCTGTCTGCAGCTCTCCTTCCAAATACCAGACAAACAGATGTAGCAGCACCTCCATGCCTGTCTGCGCCGTGAATGCCTCCGGCAGTTTCCCCTGCAGCAAACAAGCCTTCCACTCCTGTTTCGCCATGCTCATTTATCCATATACCCCCGTTGGCACAATGTGCGAAAGGAGCAACGGAAATTCCTTGTTTTGAGAGATCTATTCCGTTTTTCAGGTAAAAATCTAAGGTTTTTCGCAAAAATTCATTATCTTTCTTTGCAATTTCAGGACTAAACCTCAATGTAAATCCTTTTTCGCTCTTTTGTTTAATAGCATAGTCCATCATAGAAAGGTCAAAGTACATAGATTTGTCAGCACATGTAAAAGGCCCGTGCATTGAACGGTCATTCAGGCAATCTTCAAAAGATACATTTTTAGGTAGATAATTTCTCAAGGCAGGATTTCCATTCTCATCAGTTACTTCCACACAGTACTGCAGGGACATTTCCCCAAAAAGCAGCTTATATATTGGGGACATGAGCCCGGGAATAAACTGCATAAACTCCAGGTTTATAAGTTTTGCCCCTGCCTCAAGAGCAACACTATGTCCTATACCGCATACATCATCTGTATTGAGGCTATGTTTATAAAGCCCGCAATATCCTCCGGTTGCAAGAATTACTGCAGGTGTATTTACATATACTATATTTTCAGTATTATCGCATAATACAGCTCCGCATACAGCGTTATCACGTACTGTAAGCTTTAGTAAATCACAGAACTCCATTACTTTAATATTAGGAATTTCAGAAAAGTTATTTCTGACATTGTTTCTGATTTTATTCCAATCAGACCATCTTACTAATTTTCGTTCCCGCTTTGCAAAACAAGCTACCCTGCCCCCAAATTCTTCAGGAGTAATGCCTATATCGGGCAGCCTCTTTATCTCTCCTTCTATTTCCTCCACCATAATACGGCAAAGGTTTTCATCCGCAATTCCTGCACCAGAATCCAATAATTCCTCCATAAACAAAGAAACATCTGCCTGATCTTTTGGAAGTTGTGATCCTAACCCCGCTGTAAGAGGATAGAAACTGGCTCCTGAACATAGCTTTGCTTTTGCAGCAATTAACACTTTACAACCTGCACGTGCTGCATCATATGCCGCTCTAAGTCCTGCAAGTCCCGCGCCCACGACTAATACATCACAAGCAATTGTTTGATCTGCCCTCATACATTGCCCCCTATTTAATTCTAAAAAATGCTTTCAGTAACAGTTTTTGAATCTTTTTAGAGCAGTGGTTTATCTATCAGAATTTTATTCTTACTAAGACTCTAAAAGATAAACCTAAACTCTAAAAAACTCACTAACTGGATAGAAATCACTTATATATATGAAAAATCTGTGGTTATAAAATTTGAAAAAATTATGTCGCCCAAGATGTTTACTTAAATTAAAATAAAGCTGTGTACTGGGATTGAAATTAAGTCGTCAACTTGATATAAGCTTACGCTATAAACTAAGATGAATTAATAAATTAATTTATTATTCCATAGATATTATTGCAACCGGTTGAATTTTTTTTGATT
Encoded proteins:
- a CDS encoding FAD-binding protein, giving the protein MRADQTIACDVLVVGAGLAGLRAAYDAARAGCKVLIAAKAKLCSGASFYPLTAGLGSQLPKDQADVSLFMEELLDSGAGIADENLCRIMVEEIEGEIKRLPDIGITPEEFGGRVACFAKRERKLVRWSDWNKIRNNVRNNFSEIPNIKVMEFCDLLKLTVRDNAVCGAVLCDNTENIVYVNTPAVILATGGYCGLYKHSLNTDDVCGIGHSVALEAGAKLINLEFMQFIPGLMSPIYKLLFGEMSLQYCVEVTDENGNPALRNYLPKNVSFEDCLNDRSMHGPFTCADKSMYFDLSMMDYAIKQKSEKGFTLRFSPEIAKKDNEFLRKTLDFYLKNGIDLSKQGISVAPFAHCANGGIWINEHGETGVEGLFAAGETAGGIHGADRHGGAATSVCLVFGRRAADRAVKYIKTHKPADIPSERAVKEIYEWIDNGATSGISPQEILYNLKERLWFYANVIRNENNLTETLSWVKEMQKHYNAAKAIRSGYDIKLSMKAFHALRTSQAVLSAMLFRKESRGSHYREDYPESDDSLYGKRIIAEEKNDILVCYT